In the genome of Chiroxiphia lanceolata isolate bChiLan1 chromosome 17, bChiLan1.pri, whole genome shotgun sequence, one region contains:
- the FAM83C gene encoding protein FAM83C, whose amino-acid sequence MFNYLAIEVRPQLHRSYGGQQGVSGPLKSRLEQLKKPWWREPSPLVLQHSETARLAIDAFLEQGERGYLSAIAEERELPFLSALDMEYISQQRNQSLPDPSAVKDKDADPGDADTGDGFSLNSELTSGTYFPLMSDVHPPELELGWPGTPLLTVSGQTQATVVFQRNKTNSIKDLVRSLISRARTVIAIVMDLFTDMEILCDLLEASSRRHVPVYLILDEEYLKHFVEMCNKMALTQDSFPNMRIRCLSGDTYYSKAGKKFAGQVLEKFVLVDCDQVLAGTYSFTWLCSQVHTGLVTHFRGQIVAEFDKEFRYLYAESRAVTSFCVPDPGTCLSSWNTSKVDNCLLKPPQGNDAETLSPSSSLSNVSIRSIKVSPFMKNSSCSAQQEKQDSSSDSGNKKGKEDTSLKPTRQQEEPPDSATSPPNKPTLFPKPNPMTARTFLQPEPSPALSSNKPGYQGDSKANSSHCSPPRPEQPLQSLSEGAGSNGTSLKQRGPAGTPRELPAENDVFYGVEKRQSPGHGKFDLFSPYNQLRRDKKPTVPCYDKFPEDVLMEKNSAYGAEKRMTLGHSKLDLITKYNKLKSKHIHSRFEL is encoded by the exons ATGTTCAACTACCTGGCAATAGAGGTGAGGCCCCAGCTCCACCGCAGCTATGGGGGCCAGCAAGGGGTGTCTGGACCACTGAAGAGCCgcctggagcagctgaagaagCCGTGGTGGAGGGAGCCCAGCCCGCTGGTGCTCCAGCACAGCGAGACAGCCAGGCTGGCCATCGACGCCttcctggagcagggggagcgCGGATACCTGAGCGCCATCGCCGAGGAGCGGGAGCTGCCCTTCCTCTCCGCCCTGGACATGGAGTACATCAGCCAGCAGAGGAACCAAAGCCTTCCAGATCCCAGTGCAGTGAAAGACAAGGATGCTGACCCTGGCGATGCGGACACTGGAGACGGGTTCTCCCTCAACTCCGAACTGACGTCGGGCACCTACTTCCCGCTCATGTCTGACGTGCaccccccagagctggagctggggtggCCAGGGACACCACTGCTCACGGTGTCTGGCCAGACTCAAGCCACTGTGgttttccaaagaaacaaaactaacagCATTAAGGATTTGGTCCGGTCTCTGATCAGCCGGGCACGGACG GTGATAGCAATTGTGATGGATCTGTTTACAGACATGGAAATTCTGTGTGACCTTCTGGAGGCCTCGAGCAGACGGCACGTCCCCGTTTACCTGATCCTGGATGAAGAGTACTTGAAGCATTTTGTGGAGATGTGCAATAAAATGGCTCTTACTCAGGACAGCTTCCCA aacaTGCGCATAAGATGCCTGAGTGGAGACACCTACTACAGCAAAGCAGGCAAGAAATTTGCAGGCCAGGTTCTGGAGAAGTTTGTCCTGGTTGATTGTGACCAAGTTCTTGCTGGTACATACAG TTTCACCTGGCTTTGCAGCCAGGTCCACACTGGCCTGGTGACCCACTTCCGTGGCCAAATTGTTGCCGAGTTTGACAAGGAATTCCGGTACTTGTATGCAGAGTCCAGAGCAGTGACCAGCTTCTGTGTGCCGGATCCTGGGACGTGCCTCTCTTCTTGGAATACCTCAAAAGTTGACAACTGCCTTTTAAAACCCCCTCAGGGGAATGATGCTGAGACCctgagcccctccagcagcCTTTCCAACGTGAGCATCAGGAGCATAAAAGTGTCTCCCTTTATGAAAAACTCCAGCTGCAGtgcacagcaggaaaagcaagacTCCAGCTCTGATTCTGGCAacaaaaaggggaaggaagacACATCCCTGAAGCCCACTAGGCAGCAAGAAGAACCACCAGACTCAGCGACCAGTCCTCCAAATAAACCCACCTTGtttcccaaaccaaaccccatgACAGCAAGGACattcctgcagccagagccctcccctgccctgagctccAATAAACCTGGTTATCAAGGGGACTCCAAGGCCaacagcagccactgctccccTCCGAGGCCAGAGCAGCCGCTGCAGTCCCTGTCGGAGGGTGCTGGGAGCAACGGGACCAGCCTGAAGCAGAGGGGGCCTGCGGGCAcccccagggagctgccagctgaGAACGACGTGTTTTATGGGGTGGAAAAGAGACAGAGCCCCGGACATGGGAAATTTGACCTGTTCTCCCCATACAACCAGCTCCGACGGGATAAAAAGCCTACAGTGCCTTGCTATGACAAGTTCCCGGAGGACGTGCTGATGGAAAAGAACAGCGCGTACGGGGCGGAGAAGAGAATGACTCTGGGGCACAGCAAGCTGGACCTGATCACCAAGTACAACAAGCTAAAATCCAAACACATACACAGCCGCTTCGAACTCTGA
- the EIF6 gene encoding eukaryotic translation initiation factor 6: MAVRASFENNNELGCFAKLTNAYCLVAIGGSENFYSVFEGELFGTIPVVHASIAGCRIIGRMCVGNRHGLLVPSSTTDQELQHIRNSLPDSVRIQRVEERLSALGNVTTCNDYVALVHPDLDRETEEILADVLKVEVFRQTVADQVLVGSYCVFSNQGGLVHPKTSIDDQDELSSLLQVPLVAGTVNRGSEVIAAGMVVNDWCAFCGLDTTSTELSVIESIFKLNEAQPSTIATNMRDSLIDSLT; encoded by the exons ATGGCGGTCCGCGCCAGCTTCGAGAACAACAACGAGCTGGGCTGTTTCGCCAAGCTCACCAACGCCTACTGCCTCGTGGCCATCGGCGGCTCAGAGAACTTCTACAG CGTCTTCGAGGGGGAGCTGTTCGGGACCATCCCGGTGGTGCACGCGTCCATCGCCGGCTGCCGCATCATCGGCAGGATGTGTGTGG GGAACAGACACGGGCTACTGGTCCCGAGCAGCACGACagaccaggagctgcagcacatcCGGAACAGCCTCCCGGACTCGGTGCGGATCCAGCGGGTGGAGGAGCGGCTCTCGGCCCTGGGCAACGTCACCACCTGCAACGACTACGTGGCCCTGGTGCACCCGGACCTGGACAGG GAGACAGAGGAGATCTTGGCAGATGTGCTGAAGGTGGAGGTTTTCAGGCAAACGGTTGCAGATCAGGTGCTGGTGGGAAGTTACTGTGTTTTTAGTAACCAGGGAGGACTCGTGCACCCCAAAACTTCAATAGATGACCAGGATGAACTGTCCTCACTGCTCCAGGTCCCACTCGTG GCGGGGACGGTGAACCGCGGCAGCGAGGTGATCGCGGCAGGGATGGTGGTGAACGACTGGTGTGCCTTCTGTGGGCTGGACaccaccagcacagagctctctgTCATCGAGAGCATCTTCAAGCTCAACGaggcccagcccagcaccatcGCCACCAACATGAGGGACTCCCTGATTGACAG CCTGACATGA